The DNA sequence ACTCCCTCCGCACACGCCGGGGGAGAGTCATCGAGAAAGGGGATCCCTTCGCCAGTTTCTGGGAAGTGTCCCCCAAGACGGCCTCCATCGTCTGGCCCCATGAATACGAATGGGGCGACGGGGAGTGGATGGCCTCCAGAAGTGAGAAAAACGCCCTCGGCGCCCCCATGTCGGTGTACGAGGTCCATATCGGCTCATGGAGGAGGAATCCCGTGGAGGGGTTCCGGTCCCTCTCCTACCGGGAGCTCGGCCATGAGCTGGGGGACTACGCCCTGTCCATGGGGTTCACCCACGTGGAGCTGCTCCCGGTGATGGAGCACCCCTTCTATGGCTCGTGGGGATACCAGACCCTGGGGTACTTCGCCCCCTCGAGCCGGTACGGCACCCCGGAGGATTTCATGTACATGGTGGACGTGCTGCACCAGAAGGGCATCGGGGTGATCCTCGACTGGGTGCCCTCCCACTTCCCGGCCGACGCCTACGGACTGGCGAAGTTTGACGGCACGTGCCTTTTCGAGCACGAGGATCCCCGCAAAGGCTACCACCCCGACTGGGGAAGCTGGATTTTCAACTACGGCCGGAACGAGGTGCGGGGGTTTCTTCTGAGCAGCGCCTTCTTCTGGCTCGACCGGTTCCACGCCGACGGCCTGAGGGTGGATGCCGTGGCCTCCATGCTCTACCTGGACTATTCCCGGAAGGCGGGGGAGTGGATTCCCAACCGGTTCGGCGGCAGGGAGAATCTCGAGGCCATCAGCTTCCTGAAGAAGCTGAACGAGGCCGTATACAGCGATTTCCCCGACGTGCAGACCATCGCCGAGGAGTCCACCGCCTGGCCCATGGTCACCCGCCCCGTGTTCGTGGGGGGGCTGGGATTCGGCATGAAATGGAACATGGGGTGGATGCACGACACTCTCGCCTTCATGTCGAAAGACCCGGTGTACCGGAAATACAGCCACGACAAGATCACCTTCAGCATAATGTACGCCTTCACGGAGAACTTCCTTCTCCCCTTTTCCCATGACGAGGTGGTCCACGGAAAGGGTTCCATGCTGGGCAAGATGCCGGGGGACGCCTGGCAGAAGTTTGCCTGTCTCCGCCTGCTCTACGGCTATATGTTCGCCCACCCCGGGAAGAAGCTCCTGTTCATGGGGTGCGAATTCGGCCAGGGGAAGGAGTGGAACCATGACGACAGCCTCCAGTGGGACCAGCTTTCCATCCCGGAGCACAGGGGGATTTCCCTTCTCGTTGCGGAGCTGAACAGGGTATACCGGCAGGAGACTGCCCTCCACGAGCTGGATTTCACTCCTGACGGCTTCGAGTGGTGTGATTTCTCCGACTGGGAAAAGAGCGTGGTCTCCTTCGTCCGGAAGAATTCCTCCGGCGGCATGGTCCTGGCAGTGTTCAACTTCACCCCGGTACCCAGGCTCCATTACCGCATCCCCGTCCCCTGCGGGGGCTACTGGCGGGAGATAGTGAACAGCGACGCCGGGGAATACGGCGGTTCGGGGTTCGGCAACTATGGGGGCCTTCATTCGGAGGAGCTTCGGTGGAAACAGAGCGAACACTCCCTCTGCCTCACCCTTCCTCCCCTGGGGATGCTGCTGCTGAAACTGGAACGGTAAAGAAGGGGCGGACCCGGACAGGTCCGCCCCTTTCCCATTGTGACGGTGTGTTTCAGACCGCGGTCTTCGCCAGGGAGAGCACCGCGCCGAGGACCACGTCCACGCCCTTCTTGATCTGGCCGTAGTCGGTCCACTCCTCAGGGCAGTGGCTCCGCCCTCCCTTGCTGGGAACGAAGACCAGGCCCACGTCCGCGGCCGATGCCATGATCATGGCGTCGTGCCCCGCACCGCTCTGCATGACCTTCGACGTGTAGCTCCGCTTCGCCGCCTCGGCTTCGAAAAGGCCGAGGATCTCCGCCGACATCTCCACGGGCCGGACGGTCAGCTTGTCTGTGACGGATATGGTGACGCCGTGCTTCTTCTCCAGTTCCTTCAGGAAGGCGGCGAAGGACCCGGTCACCTGTTCGAGCTTCTCCATGTACACCGAGCGGACGTCGATGGTGAAGAACACCCTTCCCGGAACGATGTTCGCCCCGCCGGGGAAGACTTCCATCCTGCCCACGGTCCCCACCGTTCCACCGGCGGCTTCCTTCGCTGCCCGGTCGAGGAAGAGGACCGCCTCTGCGGCCGCGGTCAGGGCGTTGCACCGCATGTCCATGGGGGTTGTCCCGGCGTGGTCCGGCCTGCCGAGGATCTCCACTTCCCTCTGGCTGATTCCCACGATGGTCTTGACCAGGCCCAGATCCGTCCCGCCGCTCTCGAGGATGGGGCCCTGTTCGATGTGCATCTCGATGAAGGCCTTCAGGCTGCCCTTTGGCCGGACTGCCTCGCCGATTTTGTCGGGATCGAAGCCGAAGGCTTTCATGGCCTCTGCGGCGGACACGCCGTCCCGGTCTTTGAAGGTGTCCAGGGCCTCCCTGGTGACTTTGCCGGTCATGGCCCTGCTGCCGTAGAGCCCTCCGCCGAACCGGGCTCCTTCTTCTTCCACTAGGGCGGCGAACTCCAGGGGGTGCTCCGCGGCGATGCCGTTCTCTTGGAGAACCCTGGCGATTTCCAGGCCCATGACCACCCCCGCCGGGCCGTCGAAGGCCCCGCCGTTCTTCACCGAGTCGAAATGGGATCCGATCATGACAGCCGGCGCCCCGGGAACGGTTCCCTCCCGCCGTCCGAACAGGTTTCCTGCCGCGTCCTCGAAGACCGTAAGCCCTGCCCCTTTCATTTCCGAGGCGATGTAGTCCCTGGTCATCCGGTCCTCCTTCGAGAAGGAGAACCTCGTCATGCCCTTCCCGGGCGTTGCCGTGAACCCGGCCATGGTTTCGATGTCCTTTCTGATCCTCTCTGTTTTTGCCTCCAGCATGTCTATCCTTCCTTTCTTCTCTTGTGCGGTTCGTTCTTTTCCTCTTGTGACGCGATGAAAATCCCCGCCAGGATGAGGGCCCCTCCCGCCGCCTTGCCCAGGGTCACGGGCTCGGAGAGGAAGAGGGCCGCGAGGATGGTGCTGCCGATGGGCTCCCCCAGAAGGCAGAGCGCCACGGTTCCCCCCGAGAGCCAGCGGAGGGCCCAGTTGTAGCTTGAATGGCCCAGGATCTGGGGCACCAGGGCCATGAGAAAGAAGGCAGCCCAGGTTGTCCCGGAATACCCCGAGGGCGGGAGGCCCATGGCGGCCACGATGGCCCACAAGACAAGGGCCGAAGTGCCGTAGTTCAGGGTCACGTAGCCCGTCAGGGACATCCTCGGTCGGACTCTTCTGCCGAAGAGGATGTACAGGGCGGCGAAGAAGCTTCCCAGCAGGGCGAGAAAATCCCCCCAGAGAGCTGTCCCGCCCAGGGCGAAATCCCCCCACCCTATGATGACCCCTCCGGGAAGGGCGAGCAGCAGGCCCTTCTTCAGCCGGGAGGAAAAAGGATCCCCCGTCAGCATGGGAGAGAGCAGCCCCGTCCACAGGGGGATGGCGTTCACGATAACCACGCTGCTCGCCACGGTGGTGTAGAAGAGGGAGGAGATCCACGCGGCGAAGTGCAGGGCGAGGAAGCCCCCCGAGAGAACCACCGTCAGGAGGTCCTTTCTTGAGAGGCCCCGGGCCTCCCGAAGAGTACCCGCGCCGGTGAAGGGCAGGAGGAAGAGGGAGGCGAGCCCCGTTCTGTAGGCGGCGATCACCAGGGCCGGGGCGTCCGCCATGCGGGCGAAGATGGCCCCGGTGGAGATGGCGAACACCCCCACGGAAAGGACGAGCCAGGGCGATACCGGGGGCTTCTCCGCCATGACAGTCTAGGCCTTCGCCTTCCTGTGGCCGAGGTACAGATCGTAGTGCTTTTTCAGCATGGACGGAATGGGGAGGGTGTAGGGGCACTTTTTCACGCAGGCCCCGCACTCCGTGCATTTGGGCAGGGTGTCCATGCCCGCGGAGGCGAATTCGGACGCAACCTCCGGGGACATGCGGCTCGCCAAGAGGGGATAGATCATTCCCTGGGTGATGGAGACTCCCTGGGGACAGGGCTGGCAGTACTCGCACCGTCGGCAGAACTGGCCTCCCAGCTCGCTCCTTACCGCCTCCATGGCGGCAAGGTCATTGCCTGTGACTTCGTTCGGTTTCTCGTAGAACGCGACGATCTGCTCCACCGACTCTACCGAGTCGTACCCGGGAATGGGAAAGAGATTTTCGTGGGAGCGGAGGTACTTGAAGGCCAGGGCAGCGTCGGTGATGGCCCCGCCCGCGAAGGGTTTCATGGCGAGGATGGCCACGCCCTTTTCCCGCGCGAGGGGGTGGAGTTCCTTCGCCGCGTCGGTCTCGATGAAGTTGAAGGGGAACTGGATGGAGACGAACAGGCCCGACTCCACGTACTTCTTCGCCATGGAGAGGCTGTGGGAGGTGATGCCGATAAAGCGGATCTTCCCCGCCTTTTGTGCCTCCAGGACCGCCTCCATGGCGCCTCCGGGAGCCATGATCTTCTCCCAGTCCTTTTCAAGGGCCACCTGGTGGAACTGGAAGAGGTCGATATAGTCGGTATTCAGCCGCCTCAGGCTCAGGTCGATGTGCTCCGCGGCGGAGGCGGCGTCCCGCTTCATGGTCTTTGTGGCGAGGAAGATTGTGTCTCTCACCGGGGCAAGGGCCCTGCCGATTTTCTCCTCGCTGTCGTGGTAGGCGTTCGCCGTGTCGAAGAGGGTGATGCCCAGGTCGCAGGCCCGGCGGAGGGTCCGCTCGGCCTCGGCGAAGGACAGCCGGATGATGGGTATGGCCCCGAATCCGAGTTCGGAGACGGAGACTCCTGTGGTGCCGAAGGGAAAATATTGCATGGTCGTCAGCTCCTTCTCGCCGGACGGTTTCCGGCATTTCACCACAGGATAGCAGACAAGTCCCCGGACCGGAAGAGAGGGGCTTGCATTCCCGCCGCCCTTTGCCTATACTGTGCCTGATGAGAAAATTATTTCAGGAATATATTTCAAACGGAGGATCCCCATGTATTCGGACGCCCTGCTGGTAAAAACCTCGGAGCTCTACTACTACTCCCGGATGTCCCAGGCCGAGATCGGCCGCGTGCTGGGCGTCTCCGTCCCCACGGTCTCCCGCATCCTCCAGGAAGCCATGGAACGGGGCATCATCGAGGTCCGCATCCGGGACACCCTTACCCGGACGGCAGACGCCGAGGAGGCGCTGAAAAAAAAGTTCGGCCTGCTGGACGCCGTGGTGGTGGAGATTCCCCAGGACACCGACGGCAATTTTCTCCGCAAGCTTCTCGGAAAGAAGGCCAGCGAGCTGCTGCCCCGATTCTGCGACCGGGGAGGGACCATAGGCATCGGCTGCGGGGTGACCATCCGGGAGATGATCGAATCCCTGGACCGGTCGCGCCGTTTCCCCGACCTGAGGATCGTCCCCCTCCTGGGGGGATGGGGCAAAGAGGAGCCCGAGCGGGAAACGAACCGCCTCGCCAGCGACATGGGCAACATCCTGGGGTGCGCTTTCTCCTACCTGCTGGCCCCCGCCATCGTCAGCTCCGCGGAAGTGCGTGACCTGCTGCTGCAGGAGCCCCAGATCCAGCTGACCACCCGCCTGTGGGATTCTGTGAAGACGGCCTTTTTCTCCATCGGGCCGGAGCTGGACAGAATGTTCTTTCCCTACATCCCGGCGGAATACCTCGACATGGAAAAGGCCCGCAAAGCAGGGGGCGTGGGCGATGTGCTCGGCAGGATCATCGACGGAAAGGGAAGGGAAGTGCCCATCCCCTACAACGGCAGGCTGGTGAGCATCCCCTTCGAAACCCTGAAGAACATTCCCCGCCGCGTGGGCATCGGCGGCGGGCCCCAGAAGTACAGGGGAATCTACGCCGCCCTGGCGGGAAAACTGGTGAACGTGCTCATCACGGATTTCGAGACGAGCGAATATCTCTTGCATCTGGAGGCGATGGAACATGACGGTATTTGAAGAACTGTTCAAGGTAAAGAAACCCCTTCTCGGGATGGTGCACTTTCCTCCCCTTCCCGGGTCCCCTCTCTACGACGCCGGGGCGGGCATGCAAAAAATCCGCGACACGGCTCTGAGGGACGCGGAAGCCCTGGTGAAGGCGGGCTTCGACGGCATCGTCTTCAGCAACGAGGGAGACCGGCCCTACCTTTCGAAGGTTGACCACGCCACCGTGGCGGCCATGAGCAGAGTCATCTCCGAGACCTCGGCGACCTTCGACGTGCCCTTCGGCCTTTCGGTCCTCGCCGACCCCGAGGCAGCCGTGGCCATCGGCGCGGCGGTGGAGGCCGACTTCGTGCGGATCTTCCTCTCCTGGGTCTTCGTGGGCGACTGGGGCATCGTGGACCCCGACGCGGGGAAGATCCAGAGACTTAAGTCCTCCCTGTCGGGAAAGATGAAGGTCTTTGCCAACATCTCGGGCCACACGGAACCCCTGGGGGGCCGGAAACTCGAAGACATCGCCCGGGGGGCCGTGAAGTTCGGCCTTGCCGATGCGGTCTGCCTGGCGGGCACCACCGCCGGGAGCGAGATCGCCGAGGACGATCTCCGTGCCGCCCGCCGGGGAGCGGGGGATGCCCCTGTGATCGCCGGCACCGGCGTGAGCGTGGAGAACGCGGAGCGGATGCTCTCCCTTGCCGACGGCGTGATCATGGGAACGAGCATCAAGTTCGGCAGGGACACCTTCAAACCCGTGGATCCGGAGAAGGCCGCCGAGTTCATCCGCCGGGCGAAGGACATCAGGGACAGGCTGAAATGACCGTCCTCGAGACCCGGAACCTCACCAAGGAATTTCCCGGGGTACGGGCACTTTCTGACTTCTCCTTTACCCTGGAGAAGGGAGAGATTCATGGGCTCGTGGGCGAAAACGGGGCGGGGAAATCCACCCTGGTGAAGATCCTCGCGGGGGTTCACACCCCCTCCTCGGGGTCCTTCCTCCTGAACGGCAGGGAGATGCATTTCCGGTCTCCCAGGGACGCGGCGGACCGCATCGGCGTGGTGCACCAGGAGAGAGAGCTTGTTCCCCATTTTTCAGGGTGGGAGAACCTGTTCCTCGGCCTGGAATTCTCCTCGGCCGGTTTCCTCCTGAAGAGGAAAATGCGGGAAGATGCCCTCCGGTTCGCTGAAAAATACGGCATGGACGTGGATCTCGACGCCCCCGCGTCCGAGATGGGCAGCGGGAGGCAGGAAATGCTCTCCATCCTGAAGGTGCTTTTCCGGAATCCGGAAGTGGTGATCTTCGACGAGCCCACCGCCCCGCTGAGCGTGAAGGAGTGCGAAAGCCTCTTCGCCCTCGTCCGGGACCTGAAGGCCCGGGGGCTGGCCATCCTCTACATATCGCACCACCTTTCCGAGGTGCTCGACCTGGCCGACCGGGTCACGGTCCTCAGGAACGGGAAAAAGGTGGATACATTGGACGCTTCCTCCGTGGACGAGCAGGGGCTCATCCGCCTGATGATCGACCGGGACCTCGCCGGGCAGTATCCCAAGCGCCCAGTCGCACTGGGGGAAGAGGTCTTTGCCATGGAAGGATGCTCTTCGGCGGCGGGCAGGTTCAAGGACGTGTCCTTTTCCGTCCGCCGGGGGGAGATCGTCGGCTTCGCCGGGCTTGTGGGCTCGGGCAGGACGGAACTTGCCCGGGCGGTCTTCTGCGGGCTCCCCTTCGAGGAAGGGACCATGCGCCTCGCCGGGAAACCCTTCACCTCAGGAAGTCCGGGGGAGAGCATCGCGAAAGGCATGGCCATGATACCGGAGAACCGCAGGGAAGAAGGGGTGGTTTCCGATCTGTCCGTGGGGGAGAACCTGGTGCTGCCCCTGCTGGGCAATTTCACCTCCCTCGGCTTCCTGCGGAAGAAGGATGCCGCCCGCCATGCAGTTTCAGTGTCTGAACGGCTGTCCATCAAGTCGGCGGGCCTGTCCCAGGACGTGCGGACCCTGAGCGGAGGCAACCAGCAGAAGGTCTCGGTGGGGAAGTGGTTCGGCACGCCGTCACTGCTGTGGATTTTCGACGAGCCTACCCAGGGGATCGATGTGGACGCCAAGCGGGAGGTCTACTCCATCATGGAGGACCTCGCCGAGGGCGGCGCGGGCGTGTGGTTCATAAGTTCCGACCTTCGGGAACTGCTCGCCATGGCCGACAGGATCATTGTCATGAAAAACAACCGCATCGCCGGGGAGTTCCGCCCTCCCTGCGACAGCGAAGAAATACTCGCTACCATGATGGGGGAGGAAGGCTGACATGTCCCAGGATAAACTGAATTTCCAGCAGTCGCTGACGAGGTTCGGCACCATACTCGCCCTGATCGTCATCTCGGCGGGTTTTGCCGTCGCCGTCCCCGGCTTTGCGGGCGGGGAGAACATCATGAACATCCTCCGGCAGATCGCCCTGCTTGCCGTCATTTCTGAAGGGTTCACCATGTGCCTCATCGTGGGCGAACTGGACCTGGCCTTTCCCCATATCGCCAGCCTGTCCGGGGCACTCGTGGCGGGGCTTATCTTCGGGGGGATGCACCCCCTGGCGGCGGTGCTCATCTCCCTGGCCGTGGGGATCGCCTTCGGCCTGGCGGCGGGACTGCTGGTGACCAAGATCGGCATCCCGTCCCTCATCACCACCCTCGCCACGGGCATCATCGCAGGCGGCATGGTCTACATGTACACCAAGGGTGTCTCCTTCTACGGCCAGATGCCCCCGTCCTTCCTCGCCCTCGGCAGGGGGAGCGTGGGGCCGGTGCCGTCCCTCATCTTCATCATGTTCGCCGTGGTCGCGGCGGCCCAGGTGATGATTTCCTCCACCCGCACGGGCAAGTACATGCAGGCCACGGGGGCCAACCCTGCAGCCTCCCGCCTCGCGGGCATCAACATCGACCGGTGCAAAATATTCGCCCTTAGCCTCTCCGGCCTGGCTGCGGCCTTCACGGGCATCCTGCTCACGTCCCGCCTCGGCTCGGCCAACCCCGAAGGTGCGTCGGGGTTCATGATGGACGCCTTCGCGGCGGCCCTCCTCGGCATGACGGTGCTCAGCGTCGGCCGGGCAAATCCCTTCGGTACCTTCGTCGGTGCCCTTATGATCGGGGTCATCAACAACGGCATGACCCTCGCCGGGGCGCCCTACTACACCCAGGACATCGTGAAGGGGCTCATTATCCTGCTGTCCGTCACCATAACGTCCCTTCAGGCGAAAAAGATGGCGCGGCACTGACCGTGCCCGGGAAGCACTTTTTCTGGAACGAAACACACATCAGGGAGGGAAGAACGATGAAAAGAACGGCGGTACTGTTGGCGGCAATAGCGGTTGTCCTCGCGGCGGCGGGGTACGGAGCGGCGAAGGAGATCTCGGTGGGCTTCATCGCCACGAACTTCTCGGCGGAAGCCCAGGCGCGGGTGGCCAATTCCTTCGAGAAGCTGGCGAAGGACAAGGGCTGGGACGTGAAGATGCTCAACTCGGCCGGATCCATCGAGACCCAGTCCAACCAGCTCGAGAACCTGTACCAGATGAAGGTCGACGCCGTGGTCATGGCCATGGCCCATCCCCAGGAGATCCGCCCCGCCCTGGACAAGCTCGTGGAGGCGAAGATCCCCGTGATTACCATCGACTCCGGGTACGTGGACGGCGTTGTGGCGGACATCACGGCCGATAACTTCGCCATGGGTGCGAAGGCGTCCACCTTCCTGATGGACACCATCGGTGGCCAGGGCAACATCATCGTCATCAAGTTCGAGAAGCACTACGGCACCCGCCGGAGGGGCAAGGTCCTCGACGTGGTGCTCACCGAGTATCCCGGCGTGAAGATTCTGGCCGAGTACAGCGTGGTGGCCACCAAGCGCTTCATGGACGACACAAGGGCCGCCATGGAGACCTACGCGACCCGTTTCGGCGACCAGATCGACGGTGTGTGGTGCGCCTTCGACCAGCTTGCTTATGTGGCCGGCGACGTGCTCCAGGAGCGGGGCAACAAGAAGGCAGTGATCGTGGGCGTTGACGGCAACCAGGAGACCTTCCGCCGGATCGGCGCCGGACAGATGGCAGCCACGGTGGCCCAGCCCTTCGAAGCCATGGCGGGGAAGGCCATAGAGCTGGTGAACGCCCTCGCCGTGGAAGGAAAGACCGTTGAGGAAGCCACGGGCGGCCGGAAGATCTTCTACATGGACGCTCCTCTCATTGACAGAACCAGCCTGCCGGAATAACATCCGACCAGGTAAAAACAAGCGGAACGCCGCGGGCCGCCGGAAGCTTTTTTCCGCGCGGCCCTTTTCAAAGGAGATGAAGTGTATGCCCCTGTTTCTGGGTGTGGACATGGGAACATCCTCCCTCAAAGCCTGCGTCATCGACGGTGAAGGCCATGGGGCCGCCGGGGCCAAGGTTCCGTCGGAGACCCTTTCTCCGGGGCCGGGCATGTACGAGGTGGACGGAGAAACATGCTGGTGGCGGGGGTTCCTTTCTCTCTGCGGGGAGATTTCCCATTCCGTTCCGCTGTCGGACATCGCCGGGATCTGCGTCAGCTCCGTGTGCGGATCCTTCATCCCGGTGGACGGGCAGGGGCGGCAGACCCACAATGCCATCCTTTACGGTATCGACCGGCGGGCGGCCAAACAGGCGGAGGAACTGAATGAAAAATACGGTCCCCAGCTCGCTGCAAGGCTCGGAGGCCCTTTCACCACCCATTCCGTCTTCCCCAAGATCCTCTGGCTGAAGGAGCGCTGCCCGGATGTATTCCACAGGACAGCCTTCTTCCTGGAGCCCAACAACTTCGTCACCTTCCGCCTTACCGGAGAACGGGCCTGGGATTTTCCTTCCGCCGCCGGGACGACCCTGGTGGATCGTCCGGCTCTGGAGTGGCCCGGGGAGCTCTTTGCCGCGGAAGGGGTCGATCCTGCCCGGTTTCCCCCTCTCCGCTGGCCTCTCTCCGTCCTCGGGCGGGTGACGGCCGGCGCTGCCCGTGAAACGGGACTCCCCGAGGGCATTCCCGTCGCCGTCGGAGCCTGCGACATCAACGCCGAGGCGGCCGCGGCCAGGGCCTTTTTCCCGGGGGACTGCGTGGTGGTCTTCGGCTCCACGGTAAGCCTGCTCCTGACCACGGAGAGACCTGCCGAGGTTCCGGGCTTCGTCTCAGGCATGTCCCTCCTCGAAGGGACCTTCCGCGTCGGCGCGGCCACGGCGTCGGGCTCCCGGTTCCTCCAGTGGATGAACCGGACGTTTCGTTCGGGGGATCCGGAGCGGGAGCAGTCTCCCACGGGCATTCTCATCCTTCCCTGGCTCGACGGGGCACGGACGCCCTTCCACAACCCGGAGGCAAGGATGACCTTCAACGGCATGGACGGGTCAGCCACCCCCGGAAGAATGATCCGGGCAGGAAGGGAAGCCCTGGGCTACGAGCTTTCCTTCCTGCTTTCCAGGATAGGGGAGGTCCGAGCCGTTCCGGACGTGCTCGACGTTTCCGGGGGGCTCTGCAACGACAGGACCCTCATGGGGATCATCAGCTCCATTACGGGGAAAAAGCTCAGGCTTCACCGGGATGTTGACGCGTCCTACGGAGATGCCCTCATTGCGGCCTCCGCGTCGGGCTTCCTTCCGCCGGATGAGCTGAAAGCCATGGGCGGAGGAGGGACCATGGTCTTTCCCGACCGGGCCCTCCACGAGAAATTCCTGCCCTGGAGCCGCTGCTTCAGGAATCTGGCCGAAAACGGGGGAATGACCCGGCCCTAGCCGAACAGAAAGGTCATGAGAAGGGGAAATACCATCAGAATCGTTACGAGGCGGACCGTCTGGAGAATGCTCACCTTCAGGGGGTCCGCCCCCATTTCTTCGGAGATGATGGACATCTGGGAGAGTCCTCCCAGGGAAGTGGAGAGCAGGCAGGTGGGGTAGTTCCACCCCGTCATCCTGTGGAGCAGAAAGCCGAGGGAAAGGCTTGCCGCCAGCATGGCGAAGGTGATGAGGATGACCGGACCGGCCATGGTGGTGAACTGCCTCAGGGTGTCCAGGGTGATGTTGGCGGCGATGATGATACCGATGCCGATTTGAGCGGAGGTTCTCAGGCCTCCGGGCAGGGGAGGCTGTTCTTTCCCCGCCAGGTTCATGGCGGATACGGCAAACATGGCCCCGGTCAGAATGCCCACGGGAAGATGGAGCCGGTACCCCGTGAATCCTCCGGCGAGGGCCGCGGCCGCAAGGACGGCAAATCCACGGGCCGAAGGCCTGTTTTCCCCCCGCGGGGGAGGAAGGTCATCGTCGGCGCCCATATCACGGATTTCCCGGGGCAGGGGGCAGGGGCATGAAACGGCGCCCTGTGTTCTGCCTTCGCACCAGGCGGTCCACCTCCTGCAAAAGACGGGCGTGGCCAGAATGGCGGCGAGAAGCCGGAACACCTGCAGAAGGGTAACGCTTGCCACGTCCGCGCCGAGGGACATGGAAAGCAGGGCCATCTCTGAAATCCCTCCTGCGGTGGAACCCAGGAGGGCCGTGACGGGGGAGAGGTCACTCATGAGATAGAGCAGTCCGCCTCCCGCAAGGGAGATGACCAGCATACCCGCCGAAATCGTGAGGGCGGGGACCGGGAGGTCCCGCAGAAAGCGGACGGAGGTGCGGGTCACCTTCTGCCCCACGTAGGTGCCGATGACGATGTTGCTGAACCACACCAC is a window from the Aminivibrio pyruvatiphilus genome containing:
- a CDS encoding Zn-dependent hydrolase; the encoded protein is MLEAKTERIRKDIETMAGFTATPGKGMTRFSFSKEDRMTRDYIASEMKGAGLTVFEDAAGNLFGRREGTVPGAPAVMIGSHFDSVKNGGAFDGPAGVVMGLEIARVLQENGIAAEHPLEFAALVEEEGARFGGGLYGSRAMTGKVTREALDTFKDRDGVSAAEAMKAFGFDPDKIGEAVRPKGSLKAFIEMHIEQGPILESGGTDLGLVKTIVGISQREVEILGRPDHAGTTPMDMRCNALTAAAEAVLFLDRAAKEAAGGTVGTVGRMEVFPGGANIVPGRVFFTIDVRSVYMEKLEQVTGSFAAFLKELEKKHGVTISVTDKLTVRPVEMSAEILGLFEAEAAKRSYTSKVMQSGAGHDAMIMASAADVGLVFVPSKGGRSHCPEEWTDYGQIKKGVDVVLGAVLSLAKTAV
- a CDS encoding aldo/keto reductase; translated protein: MQYFPFGTTGVSVSELGFGAIPIIRLSFAEAERTLRRACDLGITLFDTANAYHDSEEKIGRALAPVRDTIFLATKTMKRDAASAAEHIDLSLRRLNTDYIDLFQFHQVALEKDWEKIMAPGGAMEAVLEAQKAGKIRFIGITSHSLSMAKKYVESGLFVSIQFPFNFIETDAAKELHPLAREKGVAILAMKPFAGGAITDAALAFKYLRSHENLFPIPGYDSVESVEQIVAFYEKPNEVTGNDLAAMEAVRSELGGQFCRRCEYCQPCPQGVSITQGMIYPLLASRMSPEVASEFASAGMDTLPKCTECGACVKKCPYTLPIPSMLKKHYDLYLGHRKAKA
- a CDS encoding sugar-binding transcriptional regulator — its product is MYSDALLVKTSELYYYSRMSQAEIGRVLGVSVPTVSRILQEAMERGIIEVRIRDTLTRTADAEEALKKKFGLLDAVVVEIPQDTDGNFLRKLLGKKASELLPRFCDRGGTIGIGCGVTIREMIESLDRSRRFPDLRIVPLLGGWGKEEPERETNRLASDMGNILGCAFSYLLAPAIVSSAEVRDLLLQEPQIQLTTRLWDSVKTAFFSIGPELDRMFFPYIPAEYLDMEKARKAGGVGDVLGRIIDGKGREVPIPYNGRLVSIPFETLKNIPRRVGIGGGPQKYRGIYAALAGKLVNVLITDFETSEYLLHLEAMEHDGI
- a CDS encoding BtpA/SgcQ family protein, which encodes MTVFEELFKVKKPLLGMVHFPPLPGSPLYDAGAGMQKIRDTALRDAEALVKAGFDGIVFSNEGDRPYLSKVDHATVAAMSRVISETSATFDVPFGLSVLADPEAAVAIGAAVEADFVRIFLSWVFVGDWGIVDPDAGKIQRLKSSLSGKMKVFANISGHTEPLGGRKLEDIARGAVKFGLADAVCLAGTTAGSEIAEDDLRAARRGAGDAPVIAGTGVSVENAERMLSLADGVIMGTSIKFGRDTFKPVDPEKAAEFIRRAKDIRDRLK
- a CDS encoding DMT family transporter, which encodes MAEKPPVSPWLVLSVGVFAISTGAIFARMADAPALVIAAYRTGLASLFLLPFTGAGTLREARGLSRKDLLTVVLSGGFLALHFAAWISSLFYTTVASSVVIVNAIPLWTGLLSPMLTGDPFSSRLKKGLLLALPGGVIIGWGDFALGGTALWGDFLALLGSFFAALYILFGRRVRPRMSLTGYVTLNYGTSALVLWAIVAAMGLPPSGYSGTTWAAFFLMALVPQILGHSSYNWALRWLSGGTVALCLLGEPIGSTILAALFLSEPVTLGKAAGGALILAGIFIASQEEKNEPHKRRKEG
- the glgB gene encoding 1,4-alpha-glucan branching protein GlgB; translated protein: MAGAEKTEYDFSLFGEMDSYLFREGNHCRLYEKLGAHVAEHGGKRGTYFAVWAPNAEEVSVTGTFNGWNRTANYLSPRKDSSGVWEGFIPGVEKGALYKYSLRTRRGRVIEKGDPFASFWEVSPKTASIVWPHEYEWGDGEWMASRSEKNALGAPMSVYEVHIGSWRRNPVEGFRSLSYRELGHELGDYALSMGFTHVELLPVMEHPFYGSWGYQTLGYFAPSSRYGTPEDFMYMVDVLHQKGIGVILDWVPSHFPADAYGLAKFDGTCLFEHEDPRKGYHPDWGSWIFNYGRNEVRGFLLSSAFFWLDRFHADGLRVDAVASMLYLDYSRKAGEWIPNRFGGRENLEAISFLKKLNEAVYSDFPDVQTIAEESTAWPMVTRPVFVGGLGFGMKWNMGWMHDTLAFMSKDPVYRKYSHDKITFSIMYAFTENFLLPFSHDEVVHGKGSMLGKMPGDAWQKFACLRLLYGYMFAHPGKKLLFMGCEFGQGKEWNHDDSLQWDQLSIPEHRGISLLVAELNRVYRQETALHELDFTPDGFEWCDFSDWEKSVVSFVRKNSSGGMVLAVFNFTPVPRLHYRIPVPCGGYWREIVNSDAGEYGGSGFGNYGGLHSEELRWKQSEHSLCLTLPPLGMLLLKLER
- a CDS encoding sugar ABC transporter ATP-binding protein; the encoded protein is MTVLETRNLTKEFPGVRALSDFSFTLEKGEIHGLVGENGAGKSTLVKILAGVHTPSSGSFLLNGREMHFRSPRDAADRIGVVHQERELVPHFSGWENLFLGLEFSSAGFLLKRKMREDALRFAEKYGMDVDLDAPASEMGSGRQEMLSILKVLFRNPEVVIFDEPTAPLSVKECESLFALVRDLKARGLAILYISHHLSEVLDLADRVTVLRNGKKVDTLDASSVDEQGLIRLMIDRDLAGQYPKRPVALGEEVFAMEGCSSAAGRFKDVSFSVRRGEIVGFAGLVGSGRTELARAVFCGLPFEEGTMRLAGKPFTSGSPGESIAKGMAMIPENRREEGVVSDLSVGENLVLPLLGNFTSLGFLRKKDAARHAVSVSERLSIKSAGLSQDVRTLSGGNQQKVSVGKWFGTPSLLWIFDEPTQGIDVDAKREVYSIMEDLAEGGAGVWFISSDLRELLAMADRIIVMKNNRIAGEFRPPCDSEEILATMMGEEG